A section of the Malania oleifera isolate guangnan ecotype guangnan chromosome 2, ASM2987363v1, whole genome shotgun sequence genome encodes:
- the LOC131148690 gene encoding uncharacterized protein LOC131148690, with the protein MEEIQHTRVEVRGLKLHVAEIGTGAKVVVFLHGFPEIWYSWRHQMVAVAKAGYRAIAIDFRGYGLSDQPAQPEEANFNDLVLDLIALFDSYDIPKAFLVGKDFGAVPAFQVAVEHPGRVCGVVTLGVPFMLPGSSVIQGHLFPKGFYMLRWLEPGRAEADFGRFEVKTVVRRIYTLFSGSELPVASSDDQEILDLADPSTPLPPWFTEKDLDVYATLYEKSRFRTALQVPYRTLNADCGITDPKTTAPALLIMGEKDYVIKFPGMEEYVRSGKVKEFVPNLEVIFLEEGSHFVQEQLPEQVNNLLISFLDKHNV; encoded by the exons ATGGAGGAGATCCAGCACACTCGAGTGGAAGTAAGAGGGCTAAAGCTTCATGTGGCTGAGATCGGAACGG GTGCCAAGGTAGTGGTGTTCTTGCATGGATTCCCGGAGATTTGGTACTCGTGGAGGCACCAAATGGTTGCCGTTGCTAAAGCCGGCTATCGCGCAATCGCCATCGACTTCAGGGGATACGGTCTCTCCGATCAGCCCGCCCAACCCGAGGAAGCTAATTTCAACGATCTGGTTCTCGATCTTATTGCCCTCTTTGATTCCTATGACATCCCCaag GCTTTTCTGGTTGGGAAGGACTTCGGAGCTGTACCAGCGTTTCAGGTAGCTGTGGAACACCCAGGCAGGGTGTGTGGCGTGGTAACTCTAGGCGTCCCTTTCATGCTACCAGGTTCCTCTGTCATCCAAGGCCATCTCTTTCCCAAAGGCTTCTACATGTTGAGGTGGCTG GAGCCAGGACGCGCTGAAGCTGATTTCGGCCGCTTCGAAGTGAAGACGGTGGTAAGACGAATTTACACTCTCTTCTCCGGCAGCGAACTTCCGGTGGCCAGCAGCGATGATCAGGAAATATTGGACCTGGCTGACCCGTCCACTCCTCTGCCCCCATGGTTCACCGAGAAAGACCTTGATGTTTATGCTACCTTATACGAGAAGTCCCGATTTCGGACTGCACTGCAAGTTCCCTACAG GACTCTGAATGCAGATTGTGGTATAACTGACCCTAAAACTACAGCTCCGGCACTGCTAATAATGGGAGAGAAGGACTATGTCATAAAATTCCCAGGGATGGAGGAGTACGTGCGAAGTGGGAAAGTGAAGGAGTTCGTGCCCAATCTGGAAGTCATTTTCTTGGAAGAAGGAAGCCATTTTGTGCAGGAACAACTGCCAGAGCAGGTGAACAACCTTCTCATCTCCTTCCTCGACAAACATAATGTCTAA
- the LOC131148688 gene encoding lanC-like protein GCL2, with protein MADRFFPNEMPDFVPESTITAMEEVEGVGVGDPLMKLLGMPYPALSERFKRAALDLKETVVIKTWGLTGQRMQDFTLYCGTLGTAYLLFKAYQVSRNTSDLNLCAEIVKACDSASFGSRDVTFICGRAGICALGAVVSKLTGDEKLLNYYIAQFKEIKLSRNLPDELLYGRVGYLWACSFLNKHIGEGTIPPPYMEAIVSEIIKNGRKLGNNGRCPLMFEWYGEKYWGAAHGLAGIMHVLMDMELKPDVAEDVKGTLRYMITNRFCSGNFPTSEDDKRDVLVHWCHGAPGVALTLVKAAEVFGEREFLEAAVDAARTVWNRGLLKRVGICHGISGNAYVFLSLYRLTRNVEFLYRAKAFACFLIERAHELISKGEMHGGDTPYSIFEGIGGMAYLFLDMVNPMEARFPAYEL; from the exons ATGGCGGATCGTTTCTTTCCCAACGAAATGCCAGATTTTGTTCCAGAATCAACAATCACCGCCATGGAAGAAGTAGAAGGTGTTGGAGTTGGAGACCCGCTCATGAAGCTTCTGGGCATGCCCTACCCAGCACTCTCCGAGCGATTCAAACGAGCTGCTCTGGACCTTAAAGAAACG gttgTCATAAAGACATGGGGACTGACTGGGCAAAGAATGCAAGACTTCACTCTTTACTGTGGTACCCTTGGGACCGCTTACTTGCTCTTCAAAGCTTATCAAGTCTCCAGAAACACCAGCGACCTCAATCTGTGTGCTGAGATTGTTAAGGCGTGTGACTCTGCATCTTTTGGTTCacg GGATGTGACATTTATATGTGGGCGAGCTGGTATTTGTGCTCTCGGTGCGGTTGTGTCCAAACTCACTGGTGATGAAAAGTTGCTGAATTATTATATTGCACAATTTAAAGAG ATTAAACTGTCAAGGAATCTCCCTGATGAATTGTTATATGGGCGAGTCGGATACTTGTGGGCATGTTCTTTCTTGAACAAACATATTGGTGAGGGAACAATTCCTCCTCCTTACATG GAAGCAATTGTTAGTGAAATTATCAAGAATGGTCGAAAGCTGGGTAACAATGGAAGATGCCCATTGATGTTTGAATGGTATGGTGAGAAGTACTGGGGTGCTGCCCATGGACTGGCTGGTATCATGCATGTTTTGATGGACATGGAATTGAAGCCAGATGTGGCTGAGGACGTCAAGGGCACTCTTAGATACATGATAACGAATCGATTCTGCAGTGGAAATTTCCCCACGAGTGAAGATGATAAAAGGGACGTTCTTGTGCATTGGTGTCATGGGGCTCCTGGAGTAGCACTTACACTAGTCAAAGCAGCTGAG GTttttggagagagagagtttctggaAGCAGCTGTAGATGCAGCACGGACAGTTTGGAACCGTGGATTGCTCAAGCGAGTTGGGATTTGCCATGGCATCAGCGGAAATGCTTACGTATTCCTTTCGCTTTACCGACTGACACGGAATGTGGAATTCTTATACAGGGCTAAAGCTTTTGCATGCTTTTTAATTGAGAGGGCTCATGAGCTTATATCAAAGGGGGAGATGCATGGAGGTGATACTCCCTACTCCATCTTTGAAGGCATTGGAGGTATGGCTTATCTATTTTTAGACATGGTCAATCCCATGGAGGCTAGGTTCCCAGCTTATGAACTCTGA